The Pseudomonas berkeleyensis genome includes a region encoding these proteins:
- a CDS encoding ATP-dependent DNA helicase, translating into MSLRIAVRELCEFTAKEGDLDLRFTPSPTAAEGMAGHATVVGRRGPDYVAELPLIGEFEGLTVSGRADGFDPEFRLLEEIKTHRGDVARIPANHRLLHWAQVKIYGWLLCQEQGFEELDLAVVYFNVMTQQETVFRERYSAASLGEFFALHCRRYIHWARQEQAHQQARNQALENLNFPYGEFRHGQRQLAEAVYRAARDGHYLLAQATTGIGKTLGTLFPQLKAMPGQQLDRLFFLSAKTPGRRLALDALQRLREPETPLRVLEHVARDKACEHPSKACHGDSCPLAKGFYDRLPAARSAALKERWLDQQAVRNIAIAHGVCPYYLSQELCRWSDVLVCDYNYYFDLGALLHSLTLINQWRVCLLVDEAHNLVERGRGMYSAELDQARFKAMCRDAPKRLKSVLERVDRHWDQLHREQEVPYQVYPLAPDLLLAALGKAVSAITDLLTDQPEGNGGELLSFYMDAMLFCRLAESFGPHSLFDINRDEFGNGRSYSTLCIRNILPAPFLGPRFEDAHSATLFSATLSPSHYYLDLLGLPEETQCLDVASPFSAEQLHVQVVRNLSTRYQHRDASLAPICQLMARQYAERPGNYLAFFSSYQYLEQVLQELRRDHPQIPVWTQSRQMDEAARQGFIERFQIGGRGIGFAVLGGVFGEGVDLPGERLIGAFVATLGLAQLNPINEEIRQRMDALFGNGYDYTYLFPGMQKVVQAAGRVIRTPEDQGVLYLIDDRFARPDVRRLLPTWWQVELLRLPLKAPSLEI; encoded by the coding sequence GTGAGCCTGCGCATCGCCGTGCGCGAGCTGTGCGAGTTCACCGCCAAGGAAGGTGACCTCGACCTGCGCTTCACCCCCTCGCCCACCGCAGCCGAAGGCATGGCCGGGCACGCCACCGTGGTCGGCCGGCGCGGTCCGGATTACGTGGCCGAGCTGCCACTGATCGGCGAGTTCGAGGGGCTGACGGTCAGCGGCCGCGCCGATGGCTTCGACCCCGAGTTTCGCCTGCTGGAAGAGATCAAGACCCACCGAGGCGACGTCGCGCGCATCCCGGCCAACCACCGCCTGCTGCACTGGGCGCAGGTCAAGATCTACGGCTGGCTGCTATGCCAGGAGCAGGGCTTCGAGGAACTGGATCTGGCGGTGGTGTACTTCAACGTCATGACCCAGCAGGAAACGGTATTTCGCGAGCGCTACAGCGCTGCGTCGCTGGGCGAGTTCTTCGCCCTGCACTGCCGCCGCTACATTCACTGGGCGCGGCAGGAACAGGCGCACCAGCAGGCACGCAACCAGGCGCTGGAAAACCTCAATTTCCCCTACGGTGAATTTCGCCATGGCCAGCGGCAACTGGCCGAAGCCGTGTACCGCGCCGCACGCGACGGTCACTACCTGCTGGCGCAGGCCACCACGGGCATCGGCAAGACCCTCGGCACCTTGTTCCCGCAGCTCAAGGCCATGCCCGGCCAGCAGCTCGACCGCCTGTTCTTCCTCAGTGCCAAGACGCCAGGCCGGCGCCTGGCACTCGATGCCCTACAACGCCTGCGTGAACCGGAAACCCCACTACGTGTGCTGGAGCACGTCGCTCGCGACAAGGCCTGCGAGCACCCGAGCAAAGCCTGCCATGGCGACTCCTGCCCACTGGCCAAGGGCTTCTACGACCGCCTGCCGGCAGCACGCAGCGCGGCACTCAAGGAACGCTGGCTGGATCAGCAGGCGGTACGCAATATCGCCATCGCCCATGGCGTATGCCCCTACTACCTGAGCCAGGAGCTGTGCCGCTGGAGCGACGTGCTGGTGTGTGACTACAACTACTACTTCGACCTCGGCGCCCTGCTGCACAGCCTCACCCTGATCAACCAGTGGCGCGTCTGCCTGCTGGTGGACGAAGCGCACAACCTGGTGGAGCGCGGGCGCGGCATGTACAGCGCCGAGCTGGATCAGGCGCGTTTCAAGGCCATGTGCCGCGACGCACCGAAGCGCCTGAAGAGCGTGCTGGAACGGGTCGACCGCCACTGGGATCAACTACACCGCGAGCAAGAGGTGCCCTATCAGGTCTATCCGCTGGCGCCGGACTTGTTGCTCGCCGCGCTGGGCAAGGCAGTGAGCGCCATTACCGACCTGCTCACCGACCAGCCCGAAGGCAATGGTGGTGAGCTGCTCAGCTTCTACATGGACGCCATGCTGTTCTGCCGCCTGGCGGAAAGCTTCGGCCCCCACTCGCTGTTCGATATCAACCGCGATGAATTCGGTAATGGGCGCAGCTATTCCACCCTGTGCATCCGCAATATCCTACCGGCGCCCTTCCTCGGCCCGCGCTTCGAGGACGCCCACAGCGCCACGCTGTTCTCCGCCACCCTCAGCCCCAGCCACTACTACCTCGACCTGCTCGGCCTGCCGGAAGAGACCCAGTGTCTGGATGTGGCCTCGCCCTTCAGCGCCGAACAACTGCACGTACAGGTGGTACGCAACCTGTCCACCCGCTACCAGCACCGCGACGCCTCGCTGGCGCCGATCTGCCAGTTGATGGCGCGCCAATACGCCGAACGCCCCGGCAACTACCTGGCCTTCTTCAGCAGCTATCAGTATCTGGAACAGGTACTACAGGAACTACGCCGCGATCACCCACAGATCCCGGTGTGGACGCAATCACGGCAGATGGACGAAGCGGCGCGTCAGGGCTTTATCGAACGCTTCCAGATCGGCGGACGCGGCATCGGCTTCGCCGTGCTCGGTGGGGTATTTGGTGAGGGCGTCGACCTGCCCGGCGAACGCCTGATCGGCGCCTTCGTCGCCACCCTCGGCCTGGCCCAGCTCAACCCGATCAACGAAGAAATCCGCCAGCGCATGGATGCCCTGTTCGGCAATGGCTATGACTACACCTACCTGTTCCCCGGCATGCAGAAGGTGGTGCAGGCGGCGGGACGGGTGATTCGCACGCCAGAAGACCAGGGCGTGCTCTATCTGATCGACGACCGCTTCGCCCGCCCGGACGTACGCCGTCTGCTGCCGACCTGGTGGCAGGTGGAGTTGTTGCGTTTGCCACTAAAAGCGCCGTCGCTGGAAATATAA
- the creC gene encoding two-component system sensor histidine kinase CreC, whose translation MPLGVRIFLVYFLFVGLAGWFVLSTVMDEIRPGVRQSTEETLVDTANLLAEILRDEVKAGTLGQGRLHEALEAYGRRQPQASIWGLTKAEVNHRIYVTDAQGIVLLDSTGLAVGQDYSRWNDVLLTLRGQYGARSTREDPNDSDSSVMYVAAPIKDGEQIIGVVSVAKPNRTLQPYIERSQTRLGWLGAGLIGLGLLIGALLSWWLSAALGKLTRYAQAVSEGQRAEAPNVRGGELGQLAKAVERMRTELEGKAYVERYVHTLTHELKSPLAAIRGAAELLEGDMPAEQRQRFVGNIQQESARLQNLIERLLHLAQVEQRQGLEERIAVPLAPLVEELLEAQQARITAGALQIEQALPAGLKVLGERFLLRQALANLLDNALDFTPTGGLIRITAERQGEQVLLRLFNQGEAIPDYALARLTERFYSLARPHGGRKSTGLGLNFVQEVVDLHGGEFQIGNVEGGVEVRLTLPGT comes from the coding sequence ATGCCGCTTGGCGTGCGCATCTTCCTCGTCTACTTCCTCTTCGTCGGCCTGGCCGGCTGGTTCGTGCTGAGCACGGTGATGGACGAGATTCGTCCCGGCGTACGCCAGAGCACCGAGGAAACCCTGGTCGATACCGCCAACCTGCTGGCCGAGATTCTGCGCGACGAGGTCAAGGCCGGCACGCTTGGCCAGGGCCGCCTGCACGAGGCGCTGGAGGCTTATGGCCGGCGTCAGCCGCAGGCCAGTATCTGGGGGCTGACCAAGGCCGAGGTCAACCACCGCATCTACGTCACCGACGCCCAGGGCATCGTCCTGCTCGACTCCACCGGGCTGGCGGTCGGCCAGGACTACTCGCGCTGGAACGATGTGCTGCTGACCCTGCGTGGCCAGTACGGCGCCCGTTCGACCCGTGAAGACCCGAACGACTCCGATTCTTCGGTGATGTATGTCGCTGCGCCGATCAAGGATGGCGAGCAGATCATCGGCGTGGTGTCGGTGGCCAAGCCCAATCGCACTCTGCAGCCCTATATCGAGCGTTCGCAGACGCGCCTGGGTTGGCTCGGCGCGGGGCTGATCGGTCTTGGCCTGCTGATCGGTGCGCTGCTGTCCTGGTGGCTGAGTGCGGCGCTGGGCAAGCTGACTCGCTATGCCCAGGCGGTCAGTGAGGGACAACGTGCCGAGGCACCGAACGTGCGCGGCGGTGAGCTGGGCCAGTTGGCCAAGGCGGTGGAACGCATGCGCACCGAGCTGGAAGGCAAGGCCTATGTGGAGCGCTACGTACACACCCTGACCCACGAACTGAAGAGCCCGCTGGCGGCCATTCGCGGTGCCGCCGAACTGCTCGAAGGCGATATGCCGGCCGAGCAGCGCCAGCGCTTCGTGGGCAATATCCAGCAGGAAAGCGCGCGTCTGCAGAACCTGATCGAGCGGTTGCTGCACCTGGCCCAGGTGGAGCAACGCCAGGGCCTGGAAGAGCGCATCGCCGTGCCCTTGGCACCCTTGGTCGAGGAACTGCTGGAGGCGCAACAGGCACGGATCACGGCGGGTGCTCTGCAGATCGAGCAGGCTCTACCGGCAGGGCTGAAGGTTCTGGGCGAGCGCTTTCTGCTACGCCAGGCGCTGGCCAATCTGCTGGATAACGCACTGGATTTCACGCCTACTGGCGGCTTGATCCGTATCACCGCCGAGCGCCAGGGCGAGCAGGTGCTGCTGCGCCTGTTCAACCAGGGCGAAGCCATTCCCGACTATGCGCTGGCCCGTCTGACCGAACGCTTCTATTCCCTGGCCCGACCCCATGGCGGGCGCAAGAGCACCGGGTTGGGGCTCAACTTTGTGCAGGAGGTGGTTGATCTGCATGGTGGTGAATTTCAGATCGGGAATGTCGAGGGTGGTGTGGAAGTGCGGCTGACGTTGCCAGGTACATAA
- the creB gene encoding two-component system response regulator CreB, whose product MPQILIVEDEAAIADTLVYALQAEGFVTQWTSLGGEALTLLENGAFDLAILDVGLPDISGFEVCKRLRRFSEVPVIFLTARSEEIDRVVGLEIGADDYVVKPFSPREVAARVKAILKRVAPRETPAASAPSVFQIDDAAFRIHYHGQALSLTRHEFRLLRTLLGQPRRVYSREQLLDALGVASEAGYERNIDSHIKSLRAKLRVIAPAEEPIQTHRGLGYSYEPEI is encoded by the coding sequence ATGCCGCAGATACTGATAGTCGAAGACGAAGCCGCGATTGCCGATACGCTGGTCTATGCCCTGCAGGCCGAAGGCTTCGTCACGCAGTGGACGAGCCTCGGCGGCGAGGCGCTGACGCTATTGGAGAACGGCGCTTTCGACCTGGCCATCCTCGACGTTGGCCTGCCCGATATCAGCGGCTTCGAAGTCTGCAAGCGCCTGCGCCGTTTTTCCGAGGTGCCGGTGATCTTCCTTACCGCGCGCAGCGAGGAGATCGACCGCGTGGTGGGCCTGGAAATCGGGGCCGACGACTACGTGGTCAAACCTTTCAGCCCGCGTGAGGTGGCCGCTCGGGTCAAGGCCATCCTCAAGCGCGTCGCACCACGTGAAACGCCGGCCGCCAGCGCGCCGAGCGTCTTCCAGATCGACGATGCGGCCTTTCGCATTCACTACCACGGTCAGGCACTGAGCCTGACCCGTCACGAATTTCGCCTGCTGCGCACGCTGCTCGGCCAGCCGCGCCGGGTCTATTCCCGTGAGCAGTTGCTCGATGCCCTCGGTGTGGCCAGCGAGGCCGGCTACGAGCGCAATATCGACAGCCATATCAAGAGCCTGCGCGCCAAGCTGCGCGTCATCGCCCCTGCCGAAGAGCCGATCCAGACCCATCGTGGTCTCGGCTACAGCTACGAGCCGGAGATCTGA
- a CDS encoding CBS domain-containing protein: MKTVAEILRNKPNAYVYSVDIDDSLLVGLQVMAEKGVGALVVLSGGRLAGIVSERDYVRKVALAERSMLSAKVSEIMTREVISVGPRDTLQSCLELMTERRLRHLPVLAEGELIGLLSIGDLVKETIAEQADLIRQLEQYIRGEIP; the protein is encoded by the coding sequence ATGAAGACCGTCGCCGAGATTCTCCGTAACAAGCCAAACGCCTATGTCTACAGCGTCGACATCGATGATTCCCTGCTGGTGGGGTTGCAGGTCATGGCCGAGAAGGGCGTGGGGGCTCTGGTGGTGTTGTCCGGCGGTCGCCTGGCGGGGATCGTCAGCGAGCGCGACTACGTGCGTAAGGTCGCCCTGGCCGAGCGCTCGATGCTCAGTGCCAAGGTCAGCGAAATCATGACCCGCGAGGTCATCAGCGTCGGCCCGCGTGACACCCTGCAGAGCTGCCTGGAACTGATGACCGAACGTCGCCTGCGCCACCTGCCGGTGCTGGCCGAGGGCGAACTGATCGGCCTGCTGTCCATTGGTGACCTGGTCAAGGAAACCATCGCCGAACAGGCCGACCTGATTCGCCAGCTGGAGCAGTACATCCGCGGCGAGATTCCGTAA
- a CDS encoding methyl-accepting chemotaxis protein: MTGVLKPGVRLLQRFGFAHKFQLVFLLFALPLGYALWVISNDYLARLQSVDQEVEGAQALERMAQVQQELIAQRTLLARWKGTEKAAEGLLQQREAQLDEALQKAAEPLQSKLVSDEARQHFQALQGERDSLRAAGLAKVALPDALERYQKALLYLIALREQVATDSALILDPRLDTYLMMEQITYIMPRLLEQLGTFAAQGHGAVVSQHFTLQSRVLIRDLRRSLDEQRAQLVKAQTTLSREAPQAMRQLSAPFEASLKAFDEFLQQIDRDMFEASPMALTPEQFVQRVETLETQLQALQQALYQQFSASLGHYRQQALQSMTEVIGAFVVLALLAMYLLMCLNASIRISTSNIIEAARGLLDGDLRVRMEVSGRDDLAAIAQALNTAVEQMRQSLQGVNQESQQLDGTVKLLGGQARDALDAVEQQQAQMSQIATAATQMAATAQSVAQSCEQAAVEAQQTREVALGSNQRSERTSASMRQLSSRLSDSAEALQQLREQTQQINRVVEVIKGIAEQTNLLALNAAIEAARAGEAGRGFAVVADEVRSLSKRTQDSTQEIAQTVDDLQRVVGQSVTLMESACKQADGDIGSVLAMSDDLQAIVDSVQRVTDRLAQIATAAEQQAATADEVSGNIQQVDQAAGQLLDGAQAVSSAAEQLRRGSEGLAQNTRRFRLD, from the coding sequence ATGACAGGAGTACTCAAGCCGGGTGTACGGCTGCTCCAGCGTTTCGGTTTTGCCCACAAATTCCAGCTGGTGTTTCTGCTGTTCGCATTGCCGCTTGGCTATGCCTTGTGGGTGATCAGCAACGATTACCTGGCGCGGCTGCAGTCCGTCGACCAGGAGGTCGAGGGCGCCCAGGCGCTCGAGCGGATGGCCCAGGTGCAGCAGGAGCTGATTGCCCAGCGCACCCTGCTGGCGCGCTGGAAGGGCACCGAGAAAGCTGCAGAGGGGCTGCTGCAGCAGCGCGAAGCGCAGCTCGACGAAGCCTTGCAGAAGGCCGCCGAACCGCTGCAGAGCAAGCTGGTCAGTGACGAGGCGCGCCAGCATTTCCAGGCGCTGCAAGGTGAGCGTGACAGTCTGCGCGCGGCCGGCCTGGCCAAGGTGGCACTGCCCGATGCGCTGGAGCGTTACCAGAAAGCACTGCTCTATCTGATCGCACTGCGTGAGCAGGTGGCGACCGACAGCGCGCTGATTCTCGATCCGCGCCTCGATACCTACCTGATGATGGAGCAGATCACCTACATCATGCCGCGTCTGCTCGAGCAGCTCGGCACGTTCGCCGCCCAGGGCCATGGTGCGGTTGTCTCGCAGCATTTCACCCTGCAAAGTCGGGTGCTGATCCGCGACCTGCGTCGCAGCCTCGATGAGCAGCGGGCGCAACTGGTCAAGGCGCAGACCACCCTGTCGCGCGAGGCACCGCAGGCCATGCGCCAGCTGAGTGCGCCGTTCGAGGCCTCGCTCAAGGCTTTCGACGAATTTCTCCAGCAGATCGATCGCGACATGTTCGAAGCCAGCCCCATGGCGCTGACCCCCGAGCAGTTCGTGCAGCGGGTCGAGACCCTGGAGACGCAGTTGCAGGCGCTGCAACAGGCGCTCTATCAGCAGTTCTCCGCCAGCCTCGGGCACTACCGGCAGCAGGCGTTGCAATCGATGACCGAGGTGATCGGTGCCTTCGTCGTGCTGGCCCTGCTGGCGATGTACCTGCTGATGTGCCTGAATGCCTCGATCCGCATCAGCACCAGCAACATCATCGAAGCTGCGCGAGGGCTACTTGACGGTGACCTGCGTGTGCGCATGGAAGTCAGCGGCCGCGATGATCTGGCCGCCATCGCCCAGGCACTGAATACCGCGGTCGAGCAGATGCGCCAGTCGCTGCAGGGCGTCAATCAGGAAAGCCAGCAGCTCGATGGCACGGTAAAACTGCTCGGTGGCCAGGCGCGCGATGCGCTGGATGCGGTCGAGCAGCAACAGGCGCAGATGAGCCAGATCGCTACCGCGGCCACGCAGATGGCGGCCACCGCGCAAAGCGTGGCGCAGAGCTGCGAGCAGGCTGCCGTCGAAGCGCAGCAGACTCGCGAGGTGGCGCTGGGCAGCAACCAGCGTAGCGAGCGCACCAGTGCCAGCATGCGCCAGCTCAGCAGTCGCCTGAGCGACAGTGCCGAAGCGTTGCAGCAGTTGCGCGAACAAACCCAGCAGATCAACCGAGTGGTCGAAGTGATCAAGGGCATCGCCGAGCAGACCAACCTGCTGGCGCTCAATGCCGCCATCGAAGCGGCGCGTGCCGGCGAGGCCGGGCGTGGTTTTGCCGTGGTTGCCGACGAGGTGCGCTCGCTGTCCAAGCGCACCCAGGATTCCACTCAGGAAATCGCCCAGACCGTGGACGATCTGCAGCGCGTGGTTGGCCAGTCGGTGACCTTGATGGAGAGTGCCTGCAAGCAGGCTGATGGCGATATCGGTAGCGTGCTGGCCATGAGTGATGACCTGCAGGCCATCGTCGACTCGGTGCAACGCGTCACCGATCGCCTGGCGCAGATCGCTACTGCCGCCGAGCAGCAGGCAGCCACGGCCGATGAGGTCAGTGGCAATATCCAGCAGGTGGATCAGGCTGCCGGACAATTGCTCGACGGTGCCCAGGCGGTGAGCAGCGCTGCCGAGCAGTTGCGTCGGGGCAGTGAGGGGCTGGCGCAGAATACCCGGCGCTTCAGGCTGGACTGA
- the rloA2 gene encoding retropepsin-like aspartic peptidase RloA2: MKYALLLLAAAISMPTLADEQPDLYGRYELIKLPALGQTLKAKMDTGAMTASLSAKDIEPFKRDGEDWVRFRLAVEGAEDTLYEHPLVRIAEIKKRAEEAGDSAPQEVAYSQRPVIEMPICLGDEERTIEVNLTDRSTFSYPLLIGASAMRDLGAAVNPAERYTRDRPQC, translated from the coding sequence GTGAAATACGCCCTGCTTCTACTGGCCGCCGCTATCAGTATGCCGACGTTGGCCGATGAGCAGCCCGACCTGTATGGCCGCTACGAATTGATCAAACTCCCCGCCCTGGGGCAGACCCTCAAGGCCAAGATGGATACTGGCGCCATGACCGCTTCGTTGTCGGCCAAGGACATCGAACCGTTCAAACGCGATGGCGAGGATTGGGTGCGCTTCCGCCTGGCTGTCGAGGGTGCCGAAGACACGCTTTACGAACACCCGCTGGTGCGCATCGCCGAAATCAAGAAACGCGCCGAAGAGGCGGGTGACTCGGCCCCGCAGGAAGTGGCCTATTCACAGCGTCCGGTGATCGAGATGCCGATCTGCCTGGGTGATGAGGAGCGCACGATCGAGGTCAACCTGACCGACCGCAGTACGTTCAGCTATCCCCTGCTGATTGGCGCCAGCGCCATGCGCGATCTTGGTGCGGCGGTGAACCCCGCCGAGCGCTACACCCGCGACCGTCCCCAATGCTGA
- a CDS encoding HD-GYP domain-containing protein has translation MLKRIAVADLRVGMFIQEFCGSWMDHPFWKSKFLLNSEKDLARIRDSAISELWIDVSKGSDVAAGVQAASEAEVECEAQARLLAAIEPPKVKTLSLEQELQQAVKLCARSKQAVMAMFSDARMGQALQFEQAESLVEEISDSVMRHPNALISLARLKHANEYTYMHSVAVCALMIALARQLGLPEAAVREAGLAGLLHDIGKMAVPQALLDKPGKLTDTEFATVRRHPEEGGSILIASKQVSALVLDVCLHHHEKVDGSGYPHHLQGDQISLLAKMGAVCDVYDAITSNRPYKQGWDPAESIRKMAEWKGHFDELVFQAFVKTVGIYPVGALVRLQSGRLAVVLEQNPKALLAPRVKVFFSAKSRMPLPQAVVDLSKPGIEDRIVGREPAEEWGFERLDELWSGLSLEGQGR, from the coding sequence ATGCTCAAGCGGATCGCCGTCGCTGATCTACGCGTCGGAATGTTCATTCAGGAGTTTTGCGGATCCTGGATGGATCATCCTTTCTGGAAGTCCAAATTTCTCCTCAACTCCGAAAAAGATCTCGCTCGTATTCGCGACAGTGCAATCAGTGAATTGTGGATCGACGTCAGCAAGGGCAGCGATGTCGCCGCCGGTGTGCAGGCTGCCAGCGAGGCCGAGGTTGAGTGCGAGGCGCAGGCGCGACTGTTGGCTGCCATCGAGCCACCCAAGGTCAAGACATTATCGCTGGAGCAGGAACTGCAGCAGGCTGTGAAGCTCTGTGCCCGCTCCAAGCAGGCGGTAATGGCCATGTTCAGCGATGCGCGCATGGGCCAGGCGCTGCAGTTCGAACAGGCCGAGTCGCTGGTCGAGGAGATTTCCGATTCGGTAATGCGCCATCCCAATGCGCTGATCAGCCTGGCACGGCTCAAGCACGCCAACGAATACACCTACATGCACTCGGTGGCAGTCTGCGCCTTGATGATCGCTCTGGCGCGTCAGCTCGGCCTGCCCGAGGCGGCAGTGCGCGAGGCCGGATTGGCCGGGCTGCTGCATGACATCGGCAAGATGGCGGTGCCGCAAGCGCTGCTGGACAAGCCAGGCAAACTCACCGATACCGAGTTCGCCACGGTGCGCCGCCACCCGGAAGAGGGCGGCAGCATTCTCATCGCCAGCAAGCAGGTCAGTGCGCTGGTGCTGGACGTCTGCCTGCACCATCACGAGAAAGTCGATGGCAGTGGTTATCCGCATCACCTGCAGGGTGACCAGATCAGCCTGCTGGCGAAGATGGGCGCGGTCTGCGACGTGTACGACGCCATCACTTCCAATCGCCCGTACAAGCAGGGCTGGGATCCGGCCGAGTCGATCCGCAAGATGGCCGAATGGAAAGGCCATTTCGACGAGCTGGTGTTCCAGGCCTTCGTCAAGACCGTCGGCATCTATCCGGTCGGGGCGCTGGTGCGCCTGCAAAGTGGTCGCCTGGCGGTGGTGCTGGAGCAGAATCCCAAGGCGTTGCTGGCACCGAGGGTCAAGGTGTTCTTCTCGGCCAAGTCACGCATGCCGTTACCGCAGGCGGTGGTCGACCTGAGCAAGCCAGGTATCGAGGATCGCATCGTCGGCCGCGAGCCGGCAGAGGAGTGGGGGTTCGAGCGGCTCGATGAGTTGTGGAGCGGGCTTTCCCTGGAGGGGCAGGGGCGTTAG
- a CDS encoding acyltransferase, which translates to MRPLLTGLANIVLLLANTLILIGPLLLIALGKFILPGQGARDACSRGVMWVAEFWAENCKRIFALLTPTRWDIRGNAELRSDSSYLVISNHQSWVDIPALVQAFNRKTPYFKFFLKQELIWVPFLGLAFWALDYPFMKRYSKAFLKKNPHMQGKDLEITKAACEKFKRLPVTVVNFLEGTRFTPAKQAQQQSPYRYLLKPKAGGVAFVLAALGEQIDAVLDVTLVYPDKHVPGFWALLSGQVPKVIIDIQTRELDPTLWQGDYQNDPAFRQQMQDWVSQLWRDKDARIEQLRGQTER; encoded by the coding sequence ATGCGCCCTCTGCTGACCGGCCTTGCCAACATCGTTCTACTGCTCGCCAATACCCTGATCCTGATCGGGCCGCTGCTGCTGATCGCCCTCGGCAAGTTCATCCTGCCCGGGCAAGGCGCACGCGATGCCTGCTCACGCGGCGTGATGTGGGTGGCCGAGTTCTGGGCCGAGAACTGCAAGCGCATCTTCGCCCTGCTCACGCCAACGCGCTGGGACATCCGTGGTAACGCCGAACTGCGCAGCGACAGCTCCTACCTGGTGATCAGCAATCACCAGTCATGGGTCGACATTCCGGCCCTGGTGCAGGCGTTCAATCGCAAGACGCCCTACTTCAAGTTCTTCCTCAAGCAGGAACTGATCTGGGTGCCCTTTCTCGGCCTGGCGTTCTGGGCGCTGGATTACCCCTTCATGAAGCGCTACTCCAAAGCCTTCCTGAAAAAGAACCCGCATATGCAAGGCAAGGATCTGGAAATCACCAAGGCCGCCTGCGAGAAATTCAAGCGCTTGCCGGTAACCGTGGTCAACTTCCTCGAAGGCACTCGCTTCACGCCCGCCAAGCAGGCTCAGCAGCAATCCCCCTACCGCTACCTGCTCAAGCCCAAAGCCGGCGGTGTGGCTTTCGTTCTGGCCGCCCTGGGCGAGCAGATCGACGCGGTACTGGACGTCACCCTGGTTTACCCCGACAAGCATGTGCCGGGCTTCTGGGCGTTGCTCAGCGGCCAGGTGCCCAAGGTGATCATCGATATCCAGACACGCGAACTCGACCCGACGTTGTGGCAGGGCGATTACCAGAACGACCCGGCGTTCCGCCAGCAGATGCAGGACTGGGTCAGCCAGTTGTGGCGGGACAAGGATGCGCGTATCGAACAGCTGCGCGGACAGACTGAGCGGTAA
- a CDS encoding glutamate/aspartate ABC transporter substrate-binding protein: MRTLHRVLGAAIAAAIISTPTMAEELTGTLKKIKDSGTITLGHRDSSIPFSYYGDNSRQPIGYSHDLQLKVVEALKQELGMPDLKVRYNLVTSQTRIPLVQNGTVDLECGSTTNNIERQQQVDFSVGIFEVGTRLLAKKTSGINDFEDLKGKNVVTTAGTTSERLIKSMNAEKKMGMNVISAKDHGESFLMLESNRAVAFMMDDALLAGEMAKAKKPDDWAVVGTPQSFEIYGCMVRKGDAGFKKVVDKAISDTFASGEINDIYTKWFQQPVPPKGLNLNFPMSDELKKLIANPTDKSAEQI; this comes from the coding sequence ATGCGTACTCTCCACCGTGTACTGGGCGCCGCCATTGCCGCCGCCATCATCTCCACCCCGACCATGGCCGAAGAACTGACCGGCACCCTGAAGAAGATCAAGGACTCCGGCACCATCACCCTGGGCCACCGCGACTCCTCCATCCCCTTCTCCTACTACGGCGACAACTCCCGTCAGCCGATCGGTTATTCCCACGACCTGCAACTGAAAGTGGTCGAAGCGCTGAAGCAGGAACTGGGCATGCCCGACCTCAAGGTGCGCTACAACCTGGTCACCTCGCAGACCCGTATTCCGCTGGTGCAGAACGGCACCGTCGATCTGGAGTGCGGCTCCACCACCAACAACATCGAGCGCCAGCAGCAGGTCGATTTCTCCGTTGGCATCTTCGAGGTGGGCACCCGCCTGCTGGCCAAGAAGACCAGCGGCATCAACGATTTCGAAGACCTGAAGGGCAAGAACGTGGTGACCACCGCTGGCACCACTTCCGAGCGCCTGATCAAGTCGATGAACGCCGAGAAGAAGATGGGCATGAACGTGATTTCCGCCAAGGATCACGGCGAGTCCTTCCTGATGCTCGAATCCAACCGCGCCGTCGCCTTCATGATGGACGACGCCCTGCTCGCCGGCGAAATGGCCAAGGCCAAGAAGCCGGACGACTGGGCCGTGGTCGGCACGCCGCAGTCCTTCGAGATCTACGGCTGCATGGTGCGCAAGGGTGACGCCGGCTTCAAGAAAGTGGTCGACAAGGCCATCAGCGACACCTTCGCTTCCGGCGAGATCAACGACATCTACACCAAGTGGTTCCAGCAGCCCGTCCCACCGAAGGGCCTGAACCTGAATTTCCCCATGAGCGACGAGCTGAAGAAGCTGATCGCCAACCCGACCGACAAATCCGCAGAACAGATTTGA